In Nitrospirota bacterium, one genomic interval encodes:
- a CDS encoding ZIP family metal transporter encodes MISYFQNLHPVYQAFLATSFTWGVTAIGAAVVFLTRNVNIRMLDGMLGFAAGVMIAASYWSLLAPAIEMSEGRGVPIWLPPLTGFLLGGIFLRGIDRVLPHLHSGFAGEEAEGIKTSWHRSTLLILAITLHNFPEGLAVGVAFGAAASGLPSATFTGAVALAIGIGLQNFPEGMAVSMPLRREGLSRFKSFWYGQLSAVVEPAAGLIGAAVVITSQAILPYALAFAAGAMIFVVVEELIPEAQHNGNTDTATMGAMLGFAVMMVLDVGLG; translated from the coding sequence ATGATAAGTTATTTCCAAAACCTCCACCCCGTCTATCAGGCATTCTTAGCAACCTCCTTTACATGGGGAGTCACTGCCATCGGCGCTGCCGTGGTGTTTCTGACACGCAATGTTAACATCAGGATGCTGGATGGGATGCTCGGTTTTGCTGCAGGGGTAATGATCGCCGCCAGTTACTGGTCATTGCTTGCACCTGCAATCGAGATGTCTGAAGGCAGGGGGGTTCCTATCTGGCTGCCGCCTTTAACCGGATTTTTGCTTGGCGGAATCTTCCTCAGAGGCATTGACAGGGTGCTTCCACACCTGCACAGCGGTTTTGCGGGTGAAGAGGCAGAGGGGATCAAGACATCCTGGCATCGCAGCACCCTGCTTATCCTTGCCATCACACTGCATAATTTCCCGGAAGGCCTCGCAGTCGGAGTCGCTTTCGGTGCTGCTGCATCAGGCCTCCCGTCAGCCACCTTTACAGGGGCTGTTGCACTGGCGATAGGTATAGGGCTCCAGAACTTTCCTGAAGGAATGGCGGTGTCCATGCCTCTGAGACGTGAAGGGTTATCAAGATTTAAGAGCTTCTGGTACGGGCAGTTGTCGGCTGTAGTCGAACCTGCTGCCGGGCTGATCGGCGCGGCTGTTGTCATAACATCACAGGCAATTCTTCCATATGCACTTGCGTTTGCAGCCGGTGCTATGATATTTGTAGTTGTAGAGGAACTTATCCCGGAAGCCCAGCATAACGGCAATACAGATACGGCGACAATGGGCGCCATGCTCGGATTTGCAGTCATGATGGTGCTCGATGTGGGATTGGGATAA
- a CDS encoding DUF4149 domain-containing protein, with translation MITMLRFIHLLSLAVWTGGMVFLVVIGAPSIFKVLPRESAGDVLGDIFPKYWIMGYLCSGTALATVILLSLKERLYPWGRISILVVMTALTLYLGLAVASKAREVRLQIRTVEDAGQKEILKREFRHIHMRSVALNVVILICGLIALFLASDYMPPV, from the coding sequence ATGATTACCATGTTAAGATTTATTCATCTCCTGTCACTTGCTGTCTGGACCGGCGGCATGGTTTTCCTCGTCGTGATAGGCGCACCAAGTATATTCAAGGTCCTGCCGCGGGAGAGCGCAGGGGATGTGCTCGGAGACATATTCCCAAAATACTGGATAATGGGCTACCTCTGCAGCGGGACTGCCCTTGCCACTGTCATCCTGTTGTCCCTGAAGGAGCGTCTCTATCCATGGGGCAGAATAAGCATCCTGGTGGTAATGACAGCCCTGACGCTCTATCTGGGGCTTGCTGTGGCTTCAAAGGCCAGGGAAGTCAGACTCCAGATCAGGACAGTGGAAGATGCCGGGCAGAAGGAAATCCTTAAAAGGGAATTCAGACATATACACATGAGGTCAGTAGCTCTTAATGTTGTCATACTGATATGCGGACTTATAGCGCTGTTTCTTGCATCAGATTACATGCCCCCTGTATAG
- a CDS encoding peptidyl-prolyl cis-trans isomerase, translating to MQLTILSLIIAASMVMMVAGGEAGAEDKNPVVLMETSAGNIKIELDKKNAPISTSNFLSYVDDKFYDGTIFHRVISNFMIQGGGFTPDMQQKQTKGQIKNEAANGLKNKRGTIAMARTMVVDSATAQFFVNVVDNDFLDHRDTSPQGYGYAVFGKVVEGMDVVDRIKSVKTGTKMGLGDVPMETVTIKSVRRAQ from the coding sequence ATGCAGTTGACAATCCTGAGTTTAATTATTGCAGCATCAATGGTAATGATGGTGGCAGGCGGAGAAGCCGGCGCAGAGGATAAGAATCCGGTAGTACTGATGGAGACATCGGCCGGGAATATCAAAATAGAGCTGGATAAGAAGAATGCGCCTATAAGCACCAGTAATTTTCTGTCATATGTTGATGACAAGTTCTACGATGGGACTATATTCCACAGGGTAATAAGCAACTTCATGATCCAGGGTGGCGGCTTCACACCGGATATGCAGCAGAAACAGACAAAGGGGCAAATAAAAAATGAGGCAGCAAACGGTTTAAAGAACAAACGTGGAACAATTGCGATGGCAAGGACAATGGTTGTGGACAGTGCAACCGCCCAGTTCTTTGTCAATGTTGTGGATAACGACTTCCTCGATCATCGGGACACATCACCGCAGGGCTACGGATATGCAGTATTTGGCAAGGTTGTGGAAGGAATGGATGTCGTTGACAGGATAAAGAGTGTGAAAACAGGCACGAAAATGGGGTTGGGTGATGTCCCCATGGAGACAGTAACAATTAAGTCGGTCAGAAGGGCTCAATAA
- a CDS encoding MFS transporter, which produces MSSGNYKSLLKHFGFQSFLCTQFLGAFNDNIYKMVVSLFAVEEAVRTGNGGSMYLSLTGVVFILPFLMFSGYAGHAADVFNKRSVLIVTKSFEIVAMGLAVIALWSGRIDFMLFVLFLMALQSTFFSPAKYGIIPEMLSDRDLSRANGLLEMSTFLAIIIGTAMGGFIFGMWKDRISLISLFVVATAVIGTITSFGISRVPNSGASNTFRLSPWGEISIGLKRLYSNKLLFMTVIGISYLWFIGALLQMDILLIGKEVMRLDDKLIGLLVAFLAIGIGAGGVLAGRLSGDRIEPGLVPVGSLCMGLFSIVLSYATPSFVMTALSLIFLGFAGGIFVVPLNALLQQKSGAQEKGRMIAANNFVNTIGVLFASGMLWLLRDLLGVSPAWIAFITGVFSFAVTIIIISELPDFLIRFVLYTITHTVYRIRITGEENIPVRGPAVLVSNHISFADPFFIGSSVPGFVRFLVTRDYYDIKSLQWFFRLMKAIPLSANSRRDIVSAIEQARKELQNGNVVCIFAEGEISRTGHIRPFKRGIEKITEGLDVPVIPVHLDSVWGSIFSFRGRKFFYKWPERLFRPVTVSFGKPLASDASAQEIRQAIMELGCEAAANRRKSTDLLHLRFIRTARRNWKTFCMADSGGRRLTYGKALTESLLLSIVIRRRYRNEPVVGIMLPPSVGGALANIASLMAGKAVANLDFTAGADAIASAIRQSGIRTILTSRIFMEKIQREKPEGMVFLEDIQGEAPVVRNIIAAAMTRLLPLGLLNRLLNIDKSVPGELAVLVFSGWSTGLPKGIMLSHGNIVSNVEGIEQVFNLNNEDRLMGVLPFSSSFGVTATIWFPLITGSGVVYHSDPVDARTIGGMVSGYKATVLITTPAYCSSYISKCTREEFSSLRYVVAGAEKRHESNAAEFRDKFGLELLEGYCCTEMGSVVSVNTPDIVHGNVRQRGNKPGTVGHPIPGVAVRIVDVDTGEALPCGAAGMLLVKGPGQMTGYMKQPGSSDGVIKDGWYITGDIASIDRDGFITIKDRLAGFSNRTGSVPDNIMSHCIDTEGTV; this is translated from the coding sequence ATGTCATCCGGCAATTACAAGAGTCTGTTAAAACATTTTGGATTCCAGTCCTTCCTCTGCACCCAGTTCCTTGGGGCTTTCAATGACAATATCTACAAGATGGTTGTTTCTCTTTTTGCTGTTGAGGAAGCGGTACGCACAGGCAACGGAGGGAGTATGTATCTCTCCCTTACAGGAGTGGTTTTCATCCTTCCTTTCCTTATGTTCTCAGGATATGCAGGACATGCGGCTGACGTATTCAACAAGCGAAGCGTGCTCATTGTTACCAAGAGCTTTGAGATTGTTGCCATGGGGCTGGCTGTTATTGCATTGTGGTCAGGACGAATTGACTTTATGTTGTTTGTGCTCTTTCTAATGGCCCTGCAGTCAACCTTTTTCAGTCCTGCCAAGTATGGGATTATCCCGGAAATGCTTTCTGACAGAGACCTGTCACGGGCCAATGGCCTCCTCGAGATGAGCACATTCCTTGCGATTATCATTGGCACAGCCATGGGCGGGTTTATATTTGGCATGTGGAAGGACAGGATTAGCCTTATAAGCCTTTTTGTGGTTGCAACTGCAGTAATAGGCACAATTACAAGTTTTGGTATTTCAAGGGTTCCCAATTCCGGGGCCAGCAATACATTCCGGCTGAGTCCATGGGGAGAGATATCCATTGGTCTGAAACGGCTATATTCGAATAAACTCCTCTTTATGACGGTAATCGGGATCTCATATCTATGGTTCATCGGTGCCCTGCTTCAAATGGACATCCTACTTATCGGGAAAGAGGTTATGCGTCTCGATGACAAGTTGATTGGATTGCTCGTGGCTTTTCTTGCTATCGGAATAGGAGCCGGAGGTGTTTTGGCCGGCCGTCTGTCAGGGGACAGGATCGAACCAGGACTTGTACCTGTCGGCTCACTCTGCATGGGGCTCTTTTCCATAGTCCTCTCTTATGCAACGCCATCATTTGTAATGACTGCCTTGTCTCTCATCTTTCTCGGATTTGCAGGGGGTATTTTTGTGGTTCCCCTGAATGCACTCCTGCAGCAAAAGAGTGGAGCCCAGGAGAAGGGGAGGATGATTGCTGCAAATAACTTTGTTAATACCATTGGAGTCCTGTTTGCATCGGGCATGTTATGGTTATTACGGGATCTGCTCGGGGTCAGTCCTGCATGGATTGCCTTTATAACCGGGGTTTTTTCATTTGCTGTGACAATAATCATAATTAGCGAGCTTCCCGATTTCCTTATCCGTTTTGTCCTCTATACCATTACCCATACAGTATACAGAATCCGCATAACAGGTGAAGAAAATATACCTGTTAGAGGCCCTGCTGTTCTTGTAAGCAATCACATATCCTTTGCAGACCCGTTTTTTATCGGCTCTTCAGTACCCGGATTTGTACGCTTTTTAGTTACGAGAGACTATTATGACATTAAATCACTTCAGTGGTTTTTCAGGCTGATGAAGGCTATACCTCTTTCTGCCAATAGCAGGCGGGATATCGTAAGTGCCATTGAACAGGCACGTAAAGAGCTTCAAAATGGAAATGTAGTCTGTATATTTGCTGAGGGGGAGATCAGCAGGACAGGACATATCAGACCTTTTAAGAGGGGGATTGAAAAGATCACGGAAGGTCTGGATGTCCCTGTGATACCAGTCCATCTTGATAGTGTGTGGGGGAGCATTTTCAGTTTCAGGGGTAGAAAGTTTTTCTACAAGTGGCCTGAGAGATTATTCCGCCCTGTCACTGTATCCTTTGGCAAGCCGCTTGCTTCAGATGCATCGGCACAGGAGATACGTCAGGCAATAATGGAGCTTGGTTGTGAGGCTGCGGCAAACCGCAGGAAATCTACAGACCTGCTCCATCTGCGGTTCATAAGGACTGCAAGACGAAATTGGAAGACCTTCTGTATGGCTGATTCAGGAGGCAGGAGGCTTACATATGGCAAGGCCCTTACCGAAAGCCTGTTGCTCTCCATTGTAATCAGAAGACGATACAGGAATGAACCTGTGGTCGGGATTATGCTCCCGCCATCCGTTGGCGGAGCACTGGCAAATATTGCTTCACTGATGGCCGGGAAAGCGGTAGCGAATCTTGACTTTACAGCAGGAGCGGATGCAATAGCCTCAGCCATAAGACAGAGTGGTATAAGAACTATCCTGACCTCGCGCATCTTCATGGAGAAGATACAGAGGGAAAAGCCTGAAGGGATGGTATTTCTTGAAGATATTCAGGGAGAGGCTCCGGTTGTCCGGAATATCATTGCAGCGGCGATGACACGTCTGCTCCCGTTGGGTCTCCTGAACAGACTGCTGAACATTGATAAATCCGTTCCCGGTGAGCTTGCGGTACTTGTATTTTCAGGCTGGAGCACAGGGCTCCCAAAGGGTATCATGCTCTCTCATGGCAATATTGTCTCAAATGTTGAGGGTATTGAGCAGGTATTCAATCTTAATAACGAAGATCGTCTGATGGGGGTCCTGCCATTCTCCAGCTCTTTTGGCGTGACAGCCACCATATGGTTCCCATTAATAACAGGGTCTGGTGTCGTGTATCACTCTGATCCGGTGGATGCCAGGACCATTGGCGGGATGGTGTCAGGTTATAAGGCTACTGTGCTTATAACGACACCGGCGTATTGTTCATCATACATAAGTAAATGCACGAGAGAAGAGTTCTCCTCATTGCGTTATGTGGTGGCAGGTGCAGAAAAACGTCATGAGTCCAATGCTGCAGAGTTTAGAGATAAATTCGGCCTGGAATTGCTTGAGGGATATTGTTGCACTGAAATGGGGTCTGTTGTATCAGTCAATACCCCTGATATTGTCCATGGGAACGTCAGGCAAAGGGGCAATAAGCCTGGAACAGTGGGGCATCCTATACCCGGAGTTGCAGTAAGGATAGTGGATGTTGATACAGGCGAAGCATTGCCATGCGGAGCAGCGGGTATGTTACTTGTAAAAGGTCCGGGACAAATGACTGGTTACATGAAACAGCCGGGATCTTCAGATGGTGTCATAAAAGACGGCTGGTACATAACCGGTGACATCGCATCTATTGACAGGGATGGTTTCATAACAATAAAAGACCGCCTGGCAGGATTCAGCAATAGAACCGGCAGTGTCCCTGATAATATAATGTCACACTGCATTGACACTGAAGGTACGGTTTAG
- a CDS encoding LPP20 family lipoprotein, with protein MNMIKRGIYLGFVIILVGMFGMAGCAKKLPSVTKAPAWVTQGSAAFNDSGNRVFYGVGSVTGVKNKPLARTAAENRARAEIGKVFETYTASLMRDYMASTAGGAVVAKDTATSEEQHIEQTVKTFSAVTLSGVMIADHWTDPADGTVYALARLDLSAFRNSLDKARELNSDVRDFVKKNAENAFDKLEAEEKK; from the coding sequence ATGAATATGATAAAAAGGGGTATCTATCTTGGCTTTGTAATTATACTCGTGGGGATGTTTGGTATGGCCGGCTGTGCAAAGAAGCTTCCGTCTGTGACAAAGGCGCCGGCATGGGTAACACAGGGAAGTGCCGCATTTAACGACTCAGGGAACAGGGTGTTCTACGGGGTCGGTTCAGTTACAGGAGTCAAGAATAAGCCGCTTGCAAGAACTGCGGCAGAGAACAGGGCGAGGGCTGAGATTGGGAAGGTGTTTGAGACATATACGGCTTCTCTCATGCGTGATTATATGGCCTCCACTGCCGGGGGGGCAGTTGTGGCAAAGGACACAGCAACATCTGAAGAGCAGCATATTGAACAGACTGTAAAAACATTCTCTGCTGTGACTCTGAGCGGGGTAATGATTGCAGACCATTGGACAGACCCAGCGGATGGGACTGTATACGCACTTGCAAGATTAGACCTCAGTGCATTCAGGAACAGCCTTGACAAGGCAAGGGAACTTAACTCCGATGTCCGCGACTTCGTGAAAAAGAATGCTGAGAATGCGTTCGATAAGCTGGAGGCTGAGGAGAAGAAGTAG
- a CDS encoding LPP20 family lipoprotein has product MNLNKYLLLFSLVFLSFQTSCAVRTAVSALNPDWTDGRSSKYPSELYLTGVGYGDDRKAAEDSAFAAIARMFQAGIQSKTSEMEQYTQTVVRGKTHVSRDIKIDQITSVATNKTLEDISIAEVWEDESENRIYALAVMDRRHAMTAIKEKIAAIDGDIEIMQQKSADISDKIKKAGTLRAILKSLLDREVYNTDLRIINPSGTGLEPPATPLDVKQQLQKILTDEIRIGVQVEGPHSDDIRSSIIEGLTGEGFSVDEAGGADKPDILVRGVVSFENADIPQWKFVRWNITIDLINQSDSRIFGSITRHGREGHMNFKEAEDKAVRALQEDINNELGRQLISSVYGGD; this is encoded by the coding sequence TTGAACCTAAATAAATATTTACTTTTGTTCAGCCTTGTCTTTCTTTCCTTTCAGACGTCATGTGCCGTCAGAACTGCCGTTTCCGCCTTAAATCCAGACTGGACAGACGGCAGGAGCAGTAAATATCCATCTGAACTATACCTGACAGGTGTCGGCTATGGCGATGACCGCAAGGCGGCTGAAGATTCGGCGTTTGCCGCTATTGCAAGGATGTTTCAGGCCGGGATACAGTCAAAGACCAGTGAGATGGAGCAATATACCCAGACAGTTGTCAGGGGAAAGACACACGTCAGCCGTGATATCAAAATAGATCAGATTACATCAGTAGCAACCAATAAGACGCTTGAGGATATCTCAATTGCAGAGGTGTGGGAAGATGAATCTGAGAATCGCATTTATGCCCTCGCTGTCATGGACAGGCGGCATGCAATGACTGCAATAAAAGAAAAGATTGCTGCTATTGACGGCGATATAGAGATAATGCAGCAAAAATCCGCTGATATATCAGACAAAATTAAAAAGGCAGGGACACTCAGGGCTATACTGAAATCACTTCTGGACAGGGAGGTCTATAATACTGATTTACGCATAATCAACCCTTCGGGCACAGGGCTGGAGCCGCCGGCAACACCTCTTGACGTAAAACAGCAGCTTCAGAAAATCCTTACAGATGAGATACGCATAGGTGTTCAAGTTGAAGGTCCGCACAGCGATGACATACGCTCTTCTATCATTGAGGGGCTGACGGGGGAGGGGTTTTCAGTTGATGAGGCGGGTGGTGCGGACAAACCTGATATCCTCGTGCGGGGAGTAGTCAGTTTTGAGAATGCAGACATTCCACAGTGGAAATTTGTAAGATGGAATATTACTATTGACCTCATTAATCAGTCTGACAGCAGGATATTCGGCAGCATTACCCGTCATGGAAGGGAAGGTCACATGAACTTCAAAGAGGCAGAGGATAAGGCAGTCCGGGCGCTGCAGGAAGATATTAACAATGAACTTGGCCGTCAACTTATTTCATCTGTTTACGGGGGGGACTGA